The following are from one region of the Streptomyces tuirus genome:
- a CDS encoding ABC transporter permease, producing MPALETFRSLTRPGRAKAARGVPPGERSRFSPRDLLAESVAGILQRPARSALTALGTVLGVGTFVAVLGLTATTSSQIDSRFNELTATEVTVEDTGGEQPEFLANAFPADADRRIGALGGVREAGVYWPVRLAPGTTVGAAPPASGATGQEAQVVAASPGVLAAAEPSLAQGRTFDAYHDRHGENVAVIGSGLASRLGISTLETAPAVFVGDRAFTVIGIVDDVRRKADLLLSVVVPRTTAEEIWGGPQSGERAKMLISTDLGAARQIASEAALALDPAHPDRFKVVPPPDPKTLRGSVTSDLDQLFMLLAGICLVIGAVGIANTTLVAVLERTGEIGLRRALGARGRHITVQFLAESGALGALGGLVGTSLGTVTVVVMAVHREWTPVIHPATVVTAPLVGLATGVLAGLYPAWRASRIQPAEALRR from the coding sequence ATGCCGGCCCTCGAGACGTTCAGAAGCCTCACCCGGCCGGGCCGTGCGAAGGCCGCGCGGGGTGTGCCCCCGGGCGAGCGCTCCCGGTTCAGCCCGCGGGACCTGCTGGCGGAGTCCGTGGCCGGCATCCTCCAGCGGCCCGCCCGCTCGGCGCTGACGGCGCTCGGCACGGTCCTCGGCGTCGGCACGTTCGTCGCGGTCCTCGGACTGACCGCGACCACGTCCTCGCAGATCGACTCCCGCTTCAACGAACTGACCGCCACCGAGGTGACCGTCGAGGACACCGGCGGCGAGCAGCCCGAGTTCCTCGCCAACGCCTTCCCCGCGGACGCGGACCGCCGCATCGGAGCGCTGGGCGGTGTTCGCGAGGCCGGGGTGTACTGGCCCGTACGGCTGGCGCCCGGCACCACCGTCGGCGCCGCGCCCCCGGCCTCCGGCGCGACGGGGCAGGAGGCCCAGGTCGTCGCCGCCTCACCCGGGGTCCTCGCGGCGGCCGAGCCGAGCCTGGCGCAGGGCCGGACCTTCGACGCCTACCACGACCGGCACGGGGAGAACGTCGCCGTGATCGGCTCGGGACTCGCCTCCCGGCTGGGCATCTCCACCCTGGAGACCGCCCCGGCCGTCTTCGTCGGGGACCGGGCCTTCACCGTCATCGGCATCGTCGACGACGTGCGGCGCAAGGCCGACCTGCTGCTGTCGGTCGTCGTGCCGCGCACCACCGCCGAGGAGATCTGGGGCGGACCCCAGAGCGGCGAGCGGGCCAAGATGCTCATCTCCACCGACCTCGGCGCCGCCCGGCAGATCGCCTCCGAGGCGGCCCTCGCGCTCGACCCGGCCCACCCCGACCGCTTCAAGGTCGTACCGCCGCCCGACCCGAAGACCCTGCGCGGCAGCGTCACCTCCGACCTGGACCAGCTCTTCATGCTGCTGGCCGGGATCTGCCTGGTCATCGGGGCGGTCGGCATCGCCAACACCACGCTCGTCGCCGTGCTGGAGCGCACCGGGGAGATCGGCCTGCGCCGCGCGCTCGGTGCCCGCGGCCGGCACATCACCGTCCAGTTCCTGGCCGAGTCGGGCGCGCTCGGGGCGCTCGGCGGCCTGGTCGGCACGAGTCTCGGCACGGTGACCGTGGTCGTCATGGCCGTCCACCGCGAGTGGACGCCCGTCATCCATCCGGCGACGGTGGTGACCGCCCCCCTGGTCGGCCTGGCCACCGGTGTGCTCGCCGGTCTCTACCCGGCCTGGCGCGCCAGCCGCATCCAGCCGGCCGAAGCGCTGCGCCGCTGA
- a CDS encoding ABC transporter ATP-binding protein, translating to MSTAGAPPVIEFRGVGLTYPGPPPVPALKPCDLTVRQGDYVTVVGPSGSGKSTFLNIAGLLDAPTEGRYLLDGIDTGPLADGERTGLRGRRIGFVFQSFHLLPHRSALENVELAMVYNGGARRGRRERAREALHRVGLGHRTDALPTRLSGGERQRVAIARALVARPSLLLCDEPTGNLDTQTAESVLALLDELHADGITLVVITHAPDVAARGRRTVAIRDGVLTEQVGV from the coding sequence GTGAGCACGGCCGGCGCGCCGCCGGTCATCGAGTTCCGCGGAGTGGGGCTGACCTACCCCGGGCCACCGCCCGTACCGGCCCTGAAGCCCTGCGACCTGACGGTGCGGCAGGGCGACTACGTCACGGTCGTGGGCCCCTCCGGTTCCGGCAAGTCGACGTTCCTCAACATCGCGGGGCTGCTGGACGCGCCCACCGAGGGCCGGTACCTCCTCGACGGCATCGACACCGGGCCCCTCGCCGACGGCGAACGCACCGGACTGCGCGGGCGGCGCATCGGGTTCGTGTTCCAGAGCTTCCATCTGCTGCCGCACCGCTCCGCGCTGGAGAACGTCGAACTGGCCATGGTCTACAACGGCGGCGCCCGCCGCGGCCGCAGGGAACGCGCCCGCGAGGCCCTGCACCGGGTGGGCCTCGGCCACCGCACCGACGCGCTGCCCACCCGGCTGTCCGGCGGTGAGCGTCAGCGCGTCGCTATCGCCCGGGCCCTGGTCGCCCGGCCGTCGCTGCTGCTGTGCGACGAACCGACCGGCAACCTCGACACACAGACGGCCGAGTCGGTCCTGGCCCTCCTCGACGAACTGCACGCGGACGGCATCACCCTCGTCGTGATCACACACGCCCCGGACGTCGCGGCCCGCGGCCGACGCACCGTCGCCATCCGGGACGGCGTGCTGACGGAGCAGGTGGGAGTCTGA
- a CDS encoding peptidoglycan-binding protein, with amino-acid sequence MSKQGESSGLTRRRRSLTALAAGSVVLVGAALWTSAYVKSPAQAAAEARPPAPDVLTAPVERRVLADTVVTRGTVSSSQTVDIAPAGTAAEDVARPVVTKIMVRSGQTFRGGRVLVEVSGRPVFALRGALPVYRDLKPGSRGDDVRQLQKALRELGHGTGADAAGTYGPGTKQAVAALYAAIGYEPVTAGGGKDGADPLKGARAEVKSAQRALDGLLGDKADADEIRYAREDLAEAKTALAEAEAVSGPMVPASEVVFLSGFPARVDSMTAKVGTAAGEKLATVSAGRLVVTGFLGAQEKDLVRPGQKVKVLSEVYGEELTGTVGSVADTPTVPEADGDGTAAAAAPAGQGYAVTVKPDSALPARLAGQDVRLTVEAGSSDGKVLVVPVSALSAGADARTTVTVLDASGERRRVEVRPGTSGDGYTAVTPVGAARLEAGDKVVVGVRPAAGDGTAE; translated from the coding sequence TTGTCGAAGCAGGGGGAGAGCTCCGGCCTGACCCGGCGCAGGCGGTCGCTGACCGCGCTGGCCGCGGGATCGGTCGTGCTCGTGGGTGCCGCACTGTGGACGTCGGCGTACGTGAAGTCGCCGGCGCAGGCCGCCGCCGAGGCCCGGCCACCCGCACCCGACGTCCTCACCGCGCCCGTCGAGCGCCGCGTCCTCGCCGACACGGTCGTCACCCGGGGCACGGTCTCCTCCTCCCAGACGGTGGACATCGCCCCCGCCGGCACCGCCGCCGAGGACGTCGCCCGGCCCGTCGTCACCAAGATCATGGTGCGCTCCGGCCAGACCTTCCGCGGCGGCCGCGTCCTCGTCGAGGTCTCCGGCCGCCCGGTCTTCGCCCTGCGCGGGGCACTGCCCGTCTACCGCGACCTCAAGCCCGGCTCCCGCGGCGACGACGTACGCCAGCTCCAGAAGGCACTGCGCGAGCTCGGCCACGGCACCGGCGCCGACGCCGCCGGCACCTACGGCCCCGGCACCAAGCAGGCCGTCGCCGCGCTCTACGCCGCCATCGGCTACGAACCCGTCACCGCCGGCGGCGGCAAGGACGGCGCCGACCCGCTGAAGGGCGCCCGCGCCGAGGTGAAGAGCGCCCAGCGCGCCCTCGACGGACTGCTCGGCGACAAGGCCGACGCCGACGAGATCCGCTACGCGCGCGAGGACCTCGCCGAGGCCAAGACCGCGCTGGCCGAGGCCGAGGCCGTGTCGGGCCCGATGGTGCCCGCCTCCGAGGTCGTCTTCCTCTCCGGCTTCCCGGCCCGTGTCGACAGCATGACCGCCAAGGTCGGCACGGCCGCGGGCGAGAAGCTCGCCACGGTCTCCGCCGGCCGGCTCGTCGTCACCGGCTTCCTCGGCGCCCAGGAGAAGGACCTCGTCCGCCCCGGCCAGAAGGTCAAGGTGCTCTCCGAGGTCTACGGCGAGGAGCTCACCGGCACCGTCGGTTCGGTCGCCGACACCCCCACCGTCCCCGAGGCCGACGGCGACGGCACCGCCGCCGCTGCGGCACCCGCCGGACAGGGCTACGCGGTCACCGTCAAGCCCGACTCCGCCCTGCCGGCCCGCCTGGCGGGCCAGGACGTACGGCTCACCGTCGAGGCCGGCTCCTCCGACGGCAAGGTGCTCGTCGTCCCGGTCTCCGCACTGTCCGCCGGCGCCGACGCGCGCACCACCGTCACCGTGCTGGACGCCTCCGGCGAGCGGCGGCGCGTGGAGGTGCGGCCCGGCACCTCCGGCGACGGCTACACCGCGGTCACCCCGGTGGGCGCCGCCCGGCTCGAGGCCGGCGACAAGGTCGTCGTGGGGGTCCGGCCCGCGGCGGGCGACGGGACCGCCGAGTGA
- a CDS encoding glycosyltransferase family 2 protein: MNANPDVRHPAVSVIMPVLNEERHLRGAVQAILAQEYAGEMEVVIALGPSTDRTDEIAAELVAEDARIHTVPNPTGRTPAALNAAINASRHPIVVRVDGHGMLSPNYIATAVRLLEETGAQNVGGIMHAEGENDWEHAVAAAMTSKIGVGNAAFHTGGQAGQAETVYLGVFRREALEQQGGYNVEFIRAQDWELNFRIREAGGLIWFSPELKVSYRPRPSVKALAKQYKDYGRWRHVVARFHEGSINLRYLAPPTAVCAIAAGILVGALLTPWGFVVPGGYLAAILFGSLPAGKGLPLKARLQIPVALATMHMSWGWGFLTSPRALARKVIASRRPAVRADAAAS, translated from the coding sequence ATGAACGCCAATCCCGACGTGCGGCACCCCGCCGTTTCCGTGATCATGCCCGTCCTCAACGAGGAGCGGCATCTGCGGGGAGCAGTCCAAGCGATCCTCGCGCAGGAGTACGCCGGCGAGATGGAGGTCGTGATCGCCCTCGGTCCGTCCACGGACCGCACGGACGAGATCGCCGCCGAACTCGTGGCAGAAGACGCGCGTATCCACACCGTCCCCAACCCCACCGGCCGTACGCCCGCGGCGCTGAACGCGGCGATCAACGCCTCCCGGCATCCGATCGTCGTCCGCGTCGACGGGCACGGCATGCTCTCGCCGAACTACATCGCGACCGCCGTACGGCTCCTGGAGGAGACCGGCGCGCAGAACGTCGGCGGCATCATGCACGCCGAGGGCGAGAACGACTGGGAGCACGCGGTCGCCGCCGCGATGACCTCGAAGATCGGGGTCGGCAACGCCGCCTTCCACACCGGCGGGCAGGCCGGTCAGGCCGAGACCGTCTACCTCGGGGTGTTCCGGCGCGAGGCGCTGGAGCAGCAGGGCGGTTACAACGTGGAGTTCATCCGCGCCCAGGACTGGGAGCTGAACTTCCGCATCCGTGAGGCCGGCGGCCTGATCTGGTTCTCGCCCGAGCTGAAGGTGTCGTACCGGCCGCGGCCGAGCGTCAAGGCCCTGGCCAAGCAGTACAAGGACTACGGCCGCTGGCGGCACGTGGTCGCCCGCTTCCACGAGGGCTCGATCAACCTTCGCTACCTCGCTCCGCCGACCGCCGTGTGCGCGATCGCGGCCGGGATCCTGGTGGGCGCCCTGCTGACGCCGTGGGGCTTCGTCGTGCCCGGCGGCTATCTCGCGGCGATCCTGTTCGGCTCGCTTCCGGCGGGCAAGGGCCTGCCGCTGAAGGCGCGGCTGCAGATCCCCGTGGCGCTGGCCACGATGCACATGTCGTGGGGCTGGGGTTTCCTGACCAGCCCGCGGGCGCTGGCGAGGAAGGTCATCGCCTCCAGGCGCCCCGCGGTGCGGGCGGACGCCGCCGCGAGCTGA
- a CDS encoding LCP family protein, whose amino-acid sequence MPTPPRSPRSTAAPRRPQPPTPRRAPRRPAPPARRPRWAMRAVTTLSVVVLASAGIGHAVMTSLDADITRVDPFKDMKNRPQAGHGMNVLLVGTDGREKISKEERRKYRLGGAPCHCTDTIMIVHISEDRERASVVSLPRDSYAVMPAHVDRVSGKRHHGHPVKLNAAYAEGGPQLTVRTVESMTKVKIDHYLEVDFTSFMKTVDVVGGVQICTADPLKDSYTGLNLPAGRHTLAGGQALQFVRARHVDGASDLGRMKRQQRFMAALVERLTSSGILLNPMKFRDVTRAVLGSVRADKGFGTDEMLDLGRAMRNFSPSSSEFTTVPIGRMGFAVKGVGSTLKWDPVKSERLFQALRTDQPLSVHRSRGAARVVPVAPQQIRVQVENGTRTPGLGRRVDAALASTGFRTTRAPVNSATRDVKRTVVAYDPRWDRSARSLATALPGSELRVVKGLGATLKVIAGPDFERVRKVRAEDPGQGEFGVVRGDEVACS is encoded by the coding sequence ATGCCCACGCCGCCGCGGTCCCCTCGGTCCACCGCCGCTCCCCGCCGCCCTCAGCCCCCCACCCCCCGCCGTGCTCCGCGCCGGCCCGCACCGCCCGCGCGCCGGCCGCGCTGGGCCATGCGGGCGGTCACCACGCTGTCCGTGGTGGTCCTCGCCTCCGCCGGCATCGGGCACGCGGTCATGACCAGCCTGGACGCGGACATCACCCGGGTCGACCCCTTCAAGGACATGAAGAACCGCCCGCAGGCGGGCCACGGCATGAACGTCCTGCTGGTCGGCACCGACGGCCGCGAGAAGATCAGCAAGGAGGAGCGCCGCAAGTACCGGCTGGGCGGCGCGCCCTGCCACTGCACCGACACGATCATGATCGTGCACATCTCCGAGGACCGGGAACGGGCCAGCGTGGTGAGCCTGCCGCGCGACTCGTACGCGGTGATGCCGGCGCATGTCGACCGGGTGTCGGGCAAGCGGCACCACGGGCACCCCGTCAAGCTGAACGCCGCGTACGCCGAGGGCGGGCCGCAGCTGACCGTGCGCACCGTCGAGAGCATGACGAAGGTCAAGATCGACCACTATCTGGAGGTCGACTTCACCAGCTTCATGAAGACGGTGGACGTGGTCGGGGGCGTGCAGATCTGCACCGCCGACCCCCTCAAGGACAGCTACACCGGCCTGAACCTGCCGGCCGGGCGGCACACGCTCGCCGGCGGGCAGGCGCTCCAGTTCGTCCGGGCCCGCCATGTCGACGGGGCGTCCGACCTCGGCCGGATGAAGCGGCAGCAGCGTTTCATGGCGGCCCTCGTGGAACGGCTCACGTCGTCCGGGATCCTCCTCAACCCGATGAAGTTCCGGGACGTGACGCGGGCGGTGCTCGGCTCGGTGCGGGCCGACAAGGGCTTCGGCACGGACGAGATGCTGGACCTGGGCCGCGCCATGCGGAACTTCTCCCCCTCCTCCTCCGAGTTCACGACCGTCCCGATCGGGCGGATGGGGTTCGCCGTGAAGGGCGTCGGCTCGACGCTGAAGTGGGACCCGGTGAAGTCGGAGCGGCTCTTCCAGGCCCTTCGCACGGACCAGCCGCTGTCCGTGCACCGGTCGCGCGGCGCGGCCCGGGTCGTCCCCGTCGCCCCGCAGCAGATCCGCGTCCAGGTGGAGAACGGCACCCGCACGCCCGGCCTCGGCCGCCGCGTGGACGCGGCGCTGGCCTCGACGGGCTTCCGCACCACCCGCGCCCCCGTGAACTCCGCCACCCGTGACGTGAAGCGCACGGTCGTCGCCTACGACCCCCGCTGGGACCGCTCGGCCAGATCCCTGGCGACGGCCCTGCCGGGCAGCGAACTGCGCGTGGTCAAGGGCCTGGGCGCGACCCTGAAGGTCATCGCGGGCCCGGACTTCGAACGCGTCCGCAAGGTACGCGCCGAGGACCCGGGCCAGGGCGAGTTCGGAGTGGTACGGGGCGACGAGGTGGCGTGCAGCTAG
- a CDS encoding acyl-CoA thioesterase: protein MPPRHKVGAMTDQAPAADSGSPDIPGKPTSASRTTLSHIMTHNDTNLLGTVHGGVIMKLVDDAAGAVAGRHSGGPAVTASMDEMAFLEPVRVGDLVHVKAQVNWTGRTSMEVGVRVLAERWNESAPATQVGSAYLVFAAVDADGKPRRVPPVLPETERDKRRYQEAQIRRTHRLARRRAIMELREKRAAEGIED, encoded by the coding sequence ATGCCACCTCGGCATAAGGTAGGGGCCATGACAGACCAGGCCCCAGCTGCGGATTCCGGCAGTCCGGATATCCCGGGCAAGCCGACTTCGGCGTCCCGCACCACCCTCAGCCACATCATGACCCACAACGACACGAACCTTCTGGGGACCGTGCACGGTGGGGTGATCATGAAGCTGGTCGACGACGCTGCGGGGGCCGTGGCGGGGCGGCACTCCGGCGGGCCGGCGGTCACCGCGTCCATGGACGAGATGGCGTTCCTGGAGCCGGTCCGCGTCGGTGACCTCGTGCACGTCAAGGCCCAGGTCAACTGGACGGGCCGGACGTCCATGGAGGTCGGCGTCCGGGTCCTGGCCGAACGCTGGAACGAGTCCGCCCCGGCCACGCAGGTCGGCTCCGCCTACCTCGTGTTCGCCGCGGTCGACGCCGACGGCAAGCCCCGCCGGGTCCCGCCGGTCCTCCCGGAGACCGAGCGCGACAAGCGCCGCTACCAGGAGGCCCAGATCCGCCGCACCCACCGGCTGGCCCGCCGCCGAGCGATCATGGAGCTCCGCGAGAAGCGAGCCGCGGAGGGCATCGAGGACTGA
- a CDS encoding LCP family protein yields MNDWPEGFTGDNRGSRYGRGSSSAQPESARVMRQVRRGPAASPGQAGYGGAPPYAGGVPQQPSYVDGGYGTGDGYDSGYNTGQVYGSPGGRGPGGPGDGMYEPRPAPNWRRRIKVTTITLVTLLVVTSVATYFWADSKLNRDVDLAKVIDRPEAGEGTNYLIVGSDSRKGMSAEEKKKLHTGSAEGKRTDSMMILHTGGGAPTLISLPRDSNVTIPSFKGSDSGKFYPNTGRQTKLNAAYAEDGPELLVRTVEANTGLHIDHYVEIGFAGFANIVDAVGGVEMDIPQDIKDTKSGADLKKGKQTLNGEQALAFVRTRYALAGSDLDRTKNQQKFLSALANQVATPGTVLNPFKLYPTMSAGLDTLVVDKDMSLFDLASMFWAMKGVSGGEGKSMNMPIAGNTANGNLQWDTAKLKTLVNQLKNDEQVTVSGN; encoded by the coding sequence ATGAATGACTGGCCCGAGGGATTCACCGGCGACAACCGCGGCAGCCGATACGGACGCGGCAGCTCGAGCGCACAGCCCGAGAGCGCCCGTGTCATGCGGCAGGTCCGCCGCGGTCCGGCGGCATCGCCCGGGCAGGCGGGATACGGCGGCGCCCCGCCCTACGCCGGCGGAGTTCCGCAGCAGCCGTCGTACGTGGACGGCGGCTACGGCACCGGCGACGGCTACGACAGCGGCTACAACACCGGCCAGGTCTACGGCTCCCCCGGCGGCAGGGGCCCCGGCGGCCCCGGCGACGGCATGTACGAGCCGCGCCCCGCCCCGAACTGGCGCCGCCGGATCAAGGTGACAACCATCACGCTGGTGACCCTGCTGGTCGTGACGAGCGTCGCCACGTACTTCTGGGCCGACTCCAAGCTCAACCGCGACGTCGACCTTGCGAAGGTCATCGACCGTCCGGAGGCGGGCGAGGGCACGAACTACCTGATCGTCGGCTCCGACAGCCGCAAGGGCATGTCCGCCGAGGAGAAGAAGAAGCTGCACACCGGGTCCGCCGAGGGCAAGCGCACGGACTCGATGATGATCCTGCACACCGGCGGCGGCGCCCCGACGCTGATCTCGCTGCCGCGCGACTCGAACGTCACGATCCCGTCGTTCAAGGGCTCCGACTCCGGCAAGTTCTACCCGAACACCGGCCGCCAGACGAAGCTGAACGCGGCCTACGCCGAGGACGGCCCGGAGCTGCTGGTGCGCACGGTGGAGGCCAACACGGGCCTGCACATCGACCACTACGTGGAGATCGGCTTCGCCGGCTTCGCGAACATCGTGGACGCGGTCGGCGGCGTCGAGATGGACATCCCGCAGGACATCAAGGACACCAAGTCCGGCGCGGACCTCAAGAAGGGCAAGCAGACGCTGAACGGCGAGCAGGCCCTGGCCTTCGTCCGCACCCGCTACGCGCTCGCCGGCTCCGACCTGGACCGTACGAAGAACCAGCAGAAGTTCCTGTCGGCCCTGGCCAACCAGGTCGCCACCCCGGGCACGGTCCTCAACCCCTTCAAGCTGTACCCGACCATGAGCGCCGGTCTGGACACCCTCGTGGTCGACAAGGACATGAGCCTGTTCGACCTGGCGTCCATGTTCTGGGCGATGAAGGGCGTCAGCGGCGGCGAGGGCAAGTCGATGAACATGCCGATCGCGGGCAACACCGCCAACGGCAACCTCCAGTGGGACACCGCGAAGCTGAAGACGCTGGTGAACCAGCTGAAGAACGACGAGCAGGTCACCGTCTCGGGCAACTGA
- a CDS encoding four-helix bundle copper-binding protein: MTQQPATTTPLSKEMQDCIQACMTCHSVCEETMSSCLQMGGTAQMQIMRTVMDCAELTRMCADMMMRRSPLMAEMCAMCARACDMCAEACMSMPDDEQMMRCAEACSRCAEMCRSMSAASM, translated from the coding sequence ATGACCCAGCAGCCCGCCACCACCACCCCGCTCAGCAAGGAGATGCAGGACTGCATCCAGGCGTGCATGACCTGCCACAGCGTGTGCGAGGAGACCATGAGCTCCTGTCTGCAGATGGGCGGCACGGCCCAGATGCAGATCATGCGCACGGTCATGGACTGTGCCGAGCTGACGCGCATGTGCGCCGACATGATGATGCGCCGCTCGCCCCTGATGGCCGAGATGTGCGCGATGTGCGCCCGGGCCTGTGACATGTGTGCCGAGGCGTGTATGTCCATGCCGGACGACGAGCAGATGATGCGCTGCGCCGAGGCGTGTAGCCGCTGCGCCGAGATGTGCCGCTCGATGTCGGCCGCCTCGATGTGA
- a CDS encoding phospholipase D-like domain-containing protein, whose product MTQQTYDETRAPEPRGPEEQKQRLRRRLERLLGVAATEGNELVPLRNGDEIFPAMLAAIRAAEHTVDMMTFVYWRGEVAHEFAAALAERARAGVRVRLLLDGFGAKEIERGLLEAMDEAGVQVAWFRRPTRLSPMRQNHRCHRKVLVTDEHTAFTGGVGIAQEWCGDARNPDEWRDTHVQVRGPAVDGIAAAFAQNWAECHDDLYDDHDRFTAQEQPGRATVQVVRGSAAFGWQDMQTLLRVLITSAQERLRLATAYFAPDTYFIDLLAAAARRGVRVEILLPGPHTDQRACLLAGRQHYQTLVDAGVDVREYQPTMLHTKIITVDGVCSLIGSTNFNRRSMEHDEEVALAVLDEDFTARLDADFEADRERSDPIDPARWKRRPLSERLAEAAVTPIRRFL is encoded by the coding sequence ATGACACAGCAGACGTACGACGAGACACGGGCTCCGGAGCCGAGAGGTCCCGAGGAGCAGAAACAGCGGCTGCGCAGACGGCTGGAACGGCTGCTCGGTGTCGCGGCGACCGAGGGCAACGAGCTCGTGCCGTTGCGCAACGGCGACGAGATCTTCCCGGCGATGCTGGCGGCCATCCGGGCCGCTGAGCACACCGTCGACATGATGACGTTCGTGTACTGGCGCGGCGAGGTCGCCCACGAGTTCGCCGCGGCCCTGGCCGAGCGGGCCCGCGCGGGCGTCCGGGTGCGGCTGCTGCTGGACGGTTTCGGGGCGAAGGAGATAGAGCGGGGCCTGCTGGAGGCCATGGACGAGGCCGGCGTCCAGGTGGCCTGGTTCCGCAGACCCACGCGCCTGTCGCCGATGCGGCAGAACCACCGCTGCCACCGCAAGGTGCTGGTCACCGACGAGCACACGGCGTTCACCGGTGGCGTGGGCATCGCGCAGGAGTGGTGCGGCGACGCCCGGAACCCGGACGAGTGGCGCGACACCCATGTGCAGGTCCGCGGCCCCGCCGTGGACGGCATCGCCGCGGCCTTCGCCCAGAACTGGGCCGAGTGCCACGACGACCTCTACGACGACCACGACCGCTTCACCGCCCAGGAGCAGCCGGGCCGGGCCACGGTCCAGGTCGTGCGGGGCTCGGCCGCCTTCGGCTGGCAGGACATGCAGACGCTGCTGCGGGTCCTGATCACCTCGGCGCAGGAGCGCCTGCGGCTGGCGACGGCCTACTTCGCCCCCGACACCTACTTCATCGACCTGCTGGCCGCGGCGGCCCGCCGCGGGGTCCGGGTGGAGATCCTGCTGCCCGGCCCGCACACCGACCAGCGGGCGTGCCTGCTGGCCGGGCGGCAGCACTACCAGACGCTGGTCGACGCCGGTGTGGACGTGCGGGAGTACCAGCCGACCATGCTCCACACGAAGATCATCACGGTGGACGGGGTCTGCTCCCTCATCGGCTCCACCAACTTCAACCGCCGCTCCATGGAGCACGACGAGGAGGTCGCCCTGGCCGTCCTCGACGAGGACTTCACCGCGCGGCTCGACGCCGACTTCGAGGCCGACCGCGAGCGCAGCGACCCGATCGACCCGGCCCGCTGGAAGCGCCGCCCGCTGTCCGAGCGCCTGGCCGAGGCGGCGGTGACCCCGATCCGGCGCTTCCTGTGA
- a CDS encoding acyl-CoA dehydrogenase — MAGSADFDLYRPSEEHDMLRDAVRSLAEAKIAPHAAAVDEEARFPREALQALVANDLHAVHVPEEYGGSGADALATVIVIEEVARVCASSSLIPAVNKLGSLPVILSGSEDLKKKYMTPLAKGEGMFSYCLSEPDAGSDAAGMKTRAVRDGDHWILNGVKRWITNAGESEYYTVMAVTDPAKRSKGISAFVVEKSDEGVSFGAPEKKLGIKGSPTREVYLDNVRIPADRMIGEEGTGFATAMKTLDHTRITIAAQALGIAQGALDYAKGYVQERKQFGKPIADFQGIQFMLADMAMKISAARALTYQAAAASQRVDADLTYLGAAAKCFASDVAMEVTTDAVQLLGGYGYTRDYPVERMMRDAKITQIYEGTNQVQRIVMARNLP; from the coding sequence TTGGCCGGATCGGCTGACTTCGACCTGTACCGCCCGTCCGAGGAGCACGACATGCTCCGTGACGCCGTCCGTTCCCTGGCCGAGGCGAAGATCGCGCCGCACGCCGCCGCGGTGGACGAGGAGGCCCGCTTCCCCCGCGAGGCCCTCCAGGCGCTCGTCGCGAACGACCTGCACGCCGTGCACGTACCCGAGGAGTACGGCGGCTCCGGCGCGGACGCGCTGGCCACCGTCATAGTGATCGAGGAGGTCGCCCGGGTCTGCGCCTCCTCCTCCCTCATCCCGGCCGTGAACAAGCTGGGCTCCCTGCCGGTGATCCTCTCCGGCTCCGAGGACCTGAAGAAGAAGTACATGACCCCGCTCGCCAAGGGCGAGGGCATGTTCTCCTACTGCCTCTCCGAGCCGGACGCCGGCTCCGACGCCGCCGGCATGAAGACCAGGGCCGTCCGCGACGGCGACCACTGGATCCTCAACGGCGTGAAGCGCTGGATCACCAACGCCGGCGAGTCCGAGTACTACACGGTGATGGCCGTCACCGACCCGGCCAAGCGCTCCAAGGGCATCTCCGCCTTCGTCGTCGAGAAGTCCGACGAGGGCGTCTCCTTCGGAGCCCCCGAGAAGAAGCTCGGCATCAAGGGCTCCCCGACCCGCGAGGTCTACCTCGACAACGTCCGCATCCCCGCAGACCGCATGATCGGCGAGGAGGGCACCGGCTTCGCCACGGCGATGAAGACCCTCGACCACACCCGCATCACCATCGCCGCCCAGGCCCTCGGCATCGCCCAGGGCGCCCTCGACTACGCCAAGGGCTACGTCCAGGAGCGCAAGCAGTTCGGCAAGCCGATCGCCGACTTCCAGGGCATCCAGTTCATGCTCGCCGACATGGCCATGAAGATCTCGGCCGCCCGCGCCCTGACCTACCAGGCCGCCGCCGCCTCCCAGCGCGTCGACGCAGACCTCACCTATCTCGGCGCCGCCGCCAAGTGCTTCGCCTCGGACGTGGCGATGGAGGTCACCACGGACGCCGTCCAGCTCCTCGGCGGCTACGGCTACACCCGCGACTACCCGGTGGAGCGCATGATGCGCGACGCCAAGATCACGCAGATCTACGAGGGCACGAACCAGGTCCAGCGCATCGTCATGGCGCGCAACCTGCCGTAA